The Leptolyngbyaceae cyanobacterium DNA segment AAAGTTACCCCCAAATACTTTTAAAATTCTCGATCGCTGGGCAGATGGGAAAACTTCTATTCGGCAAATGGCCCGCTATTTGAATCGAGATATCCTACCAGTAGCAAGGGCAATTTATCCTTACGTCAAAAAAGGTTGGGTACAACTACTTTATCCTTCCTTTGCCGCACCTTCTCCCAATCTGGAGTTAACGCCATCAGAACAAACCGGCACTCCTCGCGTTGTCTTTATCGATGATGGAATAGCTACTTGTAAAGCCGTCGAGTATACCCTCCGGCAGCACGGTTACCAAGTTGCTGCCATCAGTAACCCCCTGAAGGCGCTCTCTTTGGTTTTCCAAATCAAGCCAGACTTGATTTTGTGCGACATCGCCATGCCCGAACTCGATGGATTCGAGATCTGCGCGATGTTGCGCCGTTCTACGGCTTTTCGCCAAACACCGATCGTCATGTTAACAGGCAAAGATGGTTTTATCGATCGAGTAAAAGCTCGCATCGTAGGAGCTAATGACTACCTAACCAAACCGTTTGGCGACAGTGAATTATTGATGCTTGTAGAGAAATACGTTGGTCCTAGCGACCCCGCTGCCGCTCCCTCTCCACAATTGTCTTTTGATGAGTTAGAAGAGGAGATATCACGGGTGGATACTCCTAGTGTTACTCCTTAAGAGCAAGGCGTCGGAGACTCTCTAGCAAGACGGGCAAGAATCAAACTGGTGGGTACTTCTGCGATACTGTTGGCGAAGAGAGGAAAACCTAATCCCCAGCCCCGTTCCCGATCCCCCCTGCCCCCATTAAAAAGGGGGGTAGGGAAGGGGGAGCCAGAAAGCCCCTCTCAAGAGCAGGGGAGAGGTTGGGGGGTCAGCCCCCACAGGCAACTTGCCAACAGTATCTTCTGCCGTTATGCACGAGATCCTAAAAAACCCGAGGTTACTGTTGAATCCGTACCAGTTGATGTAGAGGGTGGAGTGAATGGCGGTGTCCAATTAGCGTACCTTGTCTAACCCTTGTGGATTTATTCTTCGATTAGACCACCGCTAGAATCACCTTCGCTGTCTTCAAGGTGAGTGTCAACTAGTAATTGTACACTATCGGTATTGGATAGTATGGGGGATACCTCAGTCATTAACAAACACAAAACAAATATTTCAACTGCCCTGGAGCCTTACCCTTAATGAAAATATAAATCAGATCATCAGGTAAAACTTATGAGTATAGTTCTGGTTGTAGAAGACAGTGTAACTCAACGAGAAATGATTTCA contains these protein-coding regions:
- a CDS encoding response regulator, which encodes MQGTLSEIDIRSILQLIELGQRTGYLEVEAFGGERIYYRDNKKRQKELFWIVFFLNGQIAYATNSDNSLSRLRDYVRRYKIDTALDNVSVPSIATINAPEYGYLWNLLETHELTPAQGRSIIQNMVHETLFDLLSLRNGSFIFEIGPALEPQLTTLEIGPLVTQIIKQVQEWKQFHPHIQSPDQCPVIADPAQLSQKLPPNTFKILDRWADGKTSIRQMARYLNRDILPVARAIYPYVKKGWVQLLYPSFAAPSPNLELTPSEQTGTPRVVFIDDGIATCKAVEYTLRQHGYQVAAISNPLKALSLVFQIKPDLILCDIAMPELDGFEICAMLRRSTAFRQTPIVMLTGKDGFIDRVKARIVGANDYLTKPFGDSELLMLVEKYVGPSDPAAAPSPQLSFDELEEEISRVDTPSVTP